Proteins encoded within one genomic window of Fragaria vesca subsp. vesca linkage group LG1, FraVesHawaii_1.0, whole genome shotgun sequence:
- the LOC101307729 gene encoding uncharacterized protein LOC101307729 has protein sequence MGSAAASNMAFSITVISSPSSAKLKLNDTFACAFHKFKRGHSTTKICAISPNGSVSGSASHGAECSAGDVHKQRSRLESLFCYDKAIPEEIIDKPIGISLVEKFIGNNPRCIDCEAKGAVLCTTCSGSGLYVDSILESQGVIVKVRCLGCGGTGNIMCSKCGGRGHCG, from the exons ATGGGTTCTGCTGCTGCTTCGAATATGGCGTTTTCCATTACTGTAATCAGCTCACCTTCTTCCGCAAAATTAAAGCTTAATGACACTTTTGCCTGCGCGTTCCATAAATTCAAACGAGGCCACTCCACCACCAAAATCTGTGCCATTTCTCCAAACGGCTCCGTTTCTGGTTCTGCTTCACATGGG GCTGAGTGCTCAGCTGGAGATGTGCATAAACAAAGAAGCAGGCTTGAATCTTTGTTTTGTTATGATAAGGCTATTCCGGAGGAGATAATTGACAAGCCCATAGGAATATCTTTGGTCGAAAAATTCATTGGAAACAATCCTCGATGCATAGATTGTGAAGCGAAAGGCGCCGTCCTCTGCACAACTTGCTCTGGTTCAGGCCTGTATGTTGATTCAATATTGGAGAGCCAGGGTGTTATTGTTAAAGTGCGCTGCCTAG GTTGTGGGGGAACTGGCAACATAATGTGTTCAAAGTGTGGTGGCCGCGGTCATTGTGGATGA